One window from the genome of Vespula pensylvanica isolate Volc-1 chromosome 19, ASM1446617v1, whole genome shotgun sequence encodes:
- the LOC122635800 gene encoding odorant receptor 4-like, with translation MGNSSLEYQLPYKTRTMVELNDITTYAFYCIYQWLIVVTMVSGYVGSDCLFASLALHVTGQLAILRCKVKEAFEDSNGYKRGMKKLVIKHHRLIRLVETLEDGFNIMIFQQLLGTTLNLCVSGYHALVSSANGENIVLVTFFVYAFSVLSTLFVYCYIGECLIEESIGLGDTLYQSDWYDLSTVDLKMMYICMQRTRKPLQLTSAKFCALSLDTFSDILKTSVGYLSVLRAFL, from the exons ATGGGAAACTCGTCCTTGGAGTATCAATTGCCTTATAAGACTCGAACGATGGTTGAACTTAACGATATAACGACGTATGCCTTCTACTGCATCTATCAATGGTTAATCGTGGTAACCATGGTCTCCGGTTACGTTGGATCGGACTGTTTATTCGCCAGTTTGGCATTACACGTCACAGGACAATTGGCGATACTCAGATGCAAAGTTAAGGAAGCGTTCGAAGACTCTAATGGCTATAAGCGAGGTATGAAGAAATTGGTAATCAAGCATCATCGACTGATTAG ATTGGTCGAAACATTGGAGGATGGATTTAACATAATGATTTTTCAACAATTATTAGGTACAACGTTGAATCTCTGCGTATCGGGTTATCACGCGCTCGTG AGTTCAGCGAACGgagaaaatatcgtattaGTCACTTTCTTTGTCTACGCATTTAGTGTATTGAGCACGCTGTTCGTTTATTGCTACATCGGTGAATGTCTCATCGAGGAA AGCATTGGACTCGGCGATACGTTGTATCAGTCCGATTGGTACGATTTGTCGACGGTCGATTTAAAGATGATGTACATTTGTATGCAACGAACAAGAAAACCGCTGCAATTAACGTCCGCAAAATTTTGTGCGCTATCCTTGGATACGTTTAGCGAC ATATTGAAGACCTCGGTGGGATACCTGTCCGTTTTACGAGCTTTTCTATAG
- the LOC122635795 gene encoding maltase A2-like isoform X2 — MKDAEEESKEITDMNIPKSDGLLSVVLPSEIPSSASSQQLFINQDQQDEEASDCPLLTPSPPPAVQINNSLESAPIYRPLEGAPLEMITTPTLENINEEDGLNAFMNLVNSSSKPLHDEPSSRDPMVESSTSGSSSDTNEPVCAQLLTQLNTAYQHLAPDAQALFYNQENGGKPPLVGIQLVVPKSPKDYRFMKWNWPLIRKTCFWSLMSVLAGCTALVIGVLATMPKKCDPPVEWWQGNVFYEIFPASFQDSSKGGDGIGDLRGITMRLDYLKRLGVRGIRLNSIFPAPHYPEYYSDISNMTDINVNLGTLKDFEKLLDEVHRRNMSLILDLPLYPYAKTLRGEEGQATNKTNEGIRERRGLIEDSMLEDMVTTTPSTSIKNVRNTFSTVSGSPAPFEEPRALPVVSTDSIGNERSIGSAIKTWIDRGVDGFYLRGLERYVHESPFPNILRHWKSLLGPRKILICHVDALNAAMHFEPSRNAILTRIDLIDVTLRVSNGTEDIKAQVEAVTKGILFEKASYPWVHWSVGGVDSRRVASSIDVKNASMAVSLLALMLPGTPSIFYGDEIGIMDCECEDHQDLAHLHNLAPMYWEKKDGLDDKFASVGVTAWLPEASKPLETSLIGTIAEMAKLRSDTPTIYVKAISKDSDVMANCDIRYTKDEIIVIERWYPRRNSYVFVANLGNGSKLKDLSSLYYGGHVVVGPANRLNQDVFFKELNVPPGEAFVIKLDK; from the exons ATGAAAG ACGCTGAAGAAGAATCCAAGGAGATAACGGACATGAATATCCCGAAGAGCGATGGCCTCCTGTCGGTGGTCTTGCCTTCCGAAATTCCGTCTTCGGCCAGCTCGCAACAGCTCTTTATAAATCAAGACCAACAG GACGAGGAAGCTTCGGACTGTCCACTCTTGACGCCGAGTCCACCTCCGGCCGTGCAGATAAATAATTCTCTCGAATCGGCGCCTATATACAGGCCTCTCGAAGGAGCACCTCTGGAAATGATAACGACGCCAACGCtcgaaaatattaacgagGAGGACGGGCTTAACGCGTTCATGAATCTCGTGAACAGTTCGTCGAAACCTCTTCACGATG AACCGAGTTCGCGCGATCCGATGGTGGAATCGAGCACGAGCGGTAGCAGCAGTGACACGAACGAACCGGTTTGCGCTCAATTACTTACACAGCTGAATACCGCTTATCAACATTTAGCACCAGACGCTCAAGCTCTA TTTTACAATCAGGAGAACGGTGGGAAGCCACCGCTCGTTGGAATACAGCTGGTCGTGCCCAAGTCTCCGAAAGATTATCGATTCATGAAATGGAACTGGCCGCTGATAAGAAAAACTTGCTTTTGGTCGTTGATGTCGGTCCTGGCTGGGTGCACTGCTCTCGTCATAGGCGTCCTCGCGACCATGCCTAAAAA ATGCGATCCTCCCGTAGAATGGTGGCAAGGAAACGTCTTCTACGAGATCTTTCCAGCCTCCTTTCAAGATTCATCGAAGGGGGGCGACGGTATCGGGGATTTGCGTGGTATCACGATGCGATTGGATTACCTAAAGAGACTCGGCGTTCGTGGAATTCGTCTCAACTCGATCTTCCCGGCACCGCACTATCCGGAATATTATTCGGACATCAGCAACATGACGGATATAAACGTGAATCTCGGTACGTTGAAGGACTTTGAAAAACTCCTAGATGAGGTACATCGTAGAAACATGAGCCTTATCCTCGATCTACCGCTTTATCCGTACGCGAAGACGCTTCGAGGCGAGGAAGGACAAGCCACGAACAAGACGAACGAAGGGATCCGCGAAAGAAGAGGCCTGATCGAGGATTCGATGCTCGAGGATATGGTTACGACGACGCCTTCCACGTCGATTAAAAACGTTCGAAATACTTTCTCGACGGTTAGCGGTAGTCCAGCACCGTTCGAGGAGCCAAGAGCTCTACCGGTCGTCTCGACGGATTCGATCGGCAACGAACGTTCGATCGGTTCGGCCATCAAAACGTGGATCGACAGAGGGGTCGATGGATTTTATTTGAGGGGTCTCGAACGTTACGTACACGAAAGTCCTTTTCCCAATATCTTAAGGCATTGGAAGTCGCTGCTCGGCCCTCGAAAGATTCTCATTTGTCACGTAGACGCGCTTAACGCTGCGATGCATTTCGAGCCATCCAGAAACGCGATTCTTACGAGAATAGATCTGATCGACGTCACTTTGCGCGTATCCAATGGAACCGAGGATATAAAGGCTCAAGTAGAAGCCGTAACGAAGGGTATACTTTTCGAGAAAGCGTCCTATCCGTGGGTTCACTGGTCCGTCGGTGGCGTCGATTCGAGAAGAGTCGCTTCCAGCATCGACGTCAAGAACGCTTCGATGGCTGTCTCTCTTTTGGCTTTGATGCTTCCTGGAACGCCCAGTATATTTTACGGAGACGAG ATAGGTATAATGGATTGCGAGTGCGAGGATCATCAGGATCTGGCACATTTGCATAATCTCGCACCGATGTACTgggaaaagaaagacggaTTGGACGACAAGTTTGCGTCGGTCGGTGTCACTGCCTGGTTGCCGGAGGCATCGAAACCATTGGAAACAAGTCTGATCGGCACGATCGCCGAGATGGCTAAATTGAGGTCTGACACTCCGACGATTTACGTTAAAGCTATTTCCAAGGATAGCGATGTCATGGCTAACTGTGATATTAG GTACACGAAGGATGAGATAATCGTGATAGAACGATGGTATCCTCGGAGAAACTCGTACGTCTTCGTCGCTAATCTCGGCAATGGGTCCAAACTGAAGGACTTGTCGTCCCTTTATTACGGTGGCCACGTCGTCGTCGGACCAGCCAACAGATTGAATCAAGACGTTTTCTTCAAGGAACTGAATGTTCCACCCGGCGAGGCTTTCGTCATCAAATTGGACAAGTGa
- the LOC122635795 gene encoding maltase A2-like isoform X3 — protein MVMYDDAEEESKEITDMNIPKSDGLLSVVLPSEIPSSASSQQLFINQDQQDEEASDCPLLTPSPPPAVQINNSLESAPIYRPLEGAPLEMITTPTLENINEEDGLNAFMNLVNSSSKPLHDEPSSRDPMVESSTSGSSSDTNEPVCAQLLTQLNTAYQHLAPDAQALENGGKPPLVGIQLVVPKSPKDYRFMKWNWPLIRKTCFWSLMSVLAGCTALVIGVLATMPKKCDPPVEWWQGNVFYEIFPASFQDSSKGGDGIGDLRGITMRLDYLKRLGVRGIRLNSIFPAPHYPEYYSDISNMTDINVNLGTLKDFEKLLDEVHRRNMSLILDLPLYPYAKTLRGEEGQATNKTNEGIRERRGLIEDSMLEDMVTTTPSTSIKNVRNTFSTVSGSPAPFEEPRALPVVSTDSIGNERSIGSAIKTWIDRGVDGFYLRGLERYVHESPFPNILRHWKSLLGPRKILICHVDALNAAMHFEPSRNAILTRIDLIDVTLRVSNGTEDIKAQVEAVTKGILFEKASYPWVHWSVGGVDSRRVASSIDVKNASMAVSLLALMLPGTPSIFYGDEIGIMDCECEDHQDLAHLHNLAPMYWEKKDGLDDKFASVGVTAWLPEASKPLETSLIGTIAEMAKLRSDTPTIYVKAISKDSDVMANCDIRYTKDEIIVIERWYPRRNSYVFVANLGNGSKLKDLSSLYYGGHVVVGPANRLNQDVFFKELNVPPGEAFVIKLDK, from the exons ATGGTGATGTACGACG ACGCTGAAGAAGAATCCAAGGAGATAACGGACATGAATATCCCGAAGAGCGATGGCCTCCTGTCGGTGGTCTTGCCTTCCGAAATTCCGTCTTCGGCCAGCTCGCAACAGCTCTTTATAAATCAAGACCAACAG GACGAGGAAGCTTCGGACTGTCCACTCTTGACGCCGAGTCCACCTCCGGCCGTGCAGATAAATAATTCTCTCGAATCGGCGCCTATATACAGGCCTCTCGAAGGAGCACCTCTGGAAATGATAACGACGCCAACGCtcgaaaatattaacgagGAGGACGGGCTTAACGCGTTCATGAATCTCGTGAACAGTTCGTCGAAACCTCTTCACGATG AACCGAGTTCGCGCGATCCGATGGTGGAATCGAGCACGAGCGGTAGCAGCAGTGACACGAACGAACCGGTTTGCGCTCAATTACTTACACAGCTGAATACCGCTTATCAACATTTAGCACCAGACGCTCAAGCTCTA GAGAACGGTGGGAAGCCACCGCTCGTTGGAATACAGCTGGTCGTGCCCAAGTCTCCGAAAGATTATCGATTCATGAAATGGAACTGGCCGCTGATAAGAAAAACTTGCTTTTGGTCGTTGATGTCGGTCCTGGCTGGGTGCACTGCTCTCGTCATAGGCGTCCTCGCGACCATGCCTAAAAA ATGCGATCCTCCCGTAGAATGGTGGCAAGGAAACGTCTTCTACGAGATCTTTCCAGCCTCCTTTCAAGATTCATCGAAGGGGGGCGACGGTATCGGGGATTTGCGTGGTATCACGATGCGATTGGATTACCTAAAGAGACTCGGCGTTCGTGGAATTCGTCTCAACTCGATCTTCCCGGCACCGCACTATCCGGAATATTATTCGGACATCAGCAACATGACGGATATAAACGTGAATCTCGGTACGTTGAAGGACTTTGAAAAACTCCTAGATGAGGTACATCGTAGAAACATGAGCCTTATCCTCGATCTACCGCTTTATCCGTACGCGAAGACGCTTCGAGGCGAGGAAGGACAAGCCACGAACAAGACGAACGAAGGGATCCGCGAAAGAAGAGGCCTGATCGAGGATTCGATGCTCGAGGATATGGTTACGACGACGCCTTCCACGTCGATTAAAAACGTTCGAAATACTTTCTCGACGGTTAGCGGTAGTCCAGCACCGTTCGAGGAGCCAAGAGCTCTACCGGTCGTCTCGACGGATTCGATCGGCAACGAACGTTCGATCGGTTCGGCCATCAAAACGTGGATCGACAGAGGGGTCGATGGATTTTATTTGAGGGGTCTCGAACGTTACGTACACGAAAGTCCTTTTCCCAATATCTTAAGGCATTGGAAGTCGCTGCTCGGCCCTCGAAAGATTCTCATTTGTCACGTAGACGCGCTTAACGCTGCGATGCATTTCGAGCCATCCAGAAACGCGATTCTTACGAGAATAGATCTGATCGACGTCACTTTGCGCGTATCCAATGGAACCGAGGATATAAAGGCTCAAGTAGAAGCCGTAACGAAGGGTATACTTTTCGAGAAAGCGTCCTATCCGTGGGTTCACTGGTCCGTCGGTGGCGTCGATTCGAGAAGAGTCGCTTCCAGCATCGACGTCAAGAACGCTTCGATGGCTGTCTCTCTTTTGGCTTTGATGCTTCCTGGAACGCCCAGTATATTTTACGGAGACGAG ATAGGTATAATGGATTGCGAGTGCGAGGATCATCAGGATCTGGCACATTTGCATAATCTCGCACCGATGTACTgggaaaagaaagacggaTTGGACGACAAGTTTGCGTCGGTCGGTGTCACTGCCTGGTTGCCGGAGGCATCGAAACCATTGGAAACAAGTCTGATCGGCACGATCGCCGAGATGGCTAAATTGAGGTCTGACACTCCGACGATTTACGTTAAAGCTATTTCCAAGGATAGCGATGTCATGGCTAACTGTGATATTAG GTACACGAAGGATGAGATAATCGTGATAGAACGATGGTATCCTCGGAGAAACTCGTACGTCTTCGTCGCTAATCTCGGCAATGGGTCCAAACTGAAGGACTTGTCGTCCCTTTATTACGGTGGCCACGTCGTCGTCGGACCAGCCAACAGATTGAATCAAGACGTTTTCTTCAAGGAACTGAATGTTCCACCCGGCGAGGCTTTCGTCATCAAATTGGACAAGTGa
- the LOC122635833 gene encoding uncharacterized protein LOC122635833 — MRKRRTIGLLVTVMDNSSFGYQLPYKTRPLVEINDATTYGLHCLYQVIVLPLITFGSVGYDSFFITLSLHVIAQLSVLKYRVRLALEDPNGCRCGIKKLINKHYQLIGYIILSTLFAYCYTGECLIQESTDFAVAFYEYEWYDVSPMDLKMVLICMIGASKPLQLTSGKFFVLSLCTFSDVRISPIA, encoded by the exons ATGCGGAAAAGAAGGACTATCGGTCTTCTTGTTACAGTTATGGATAATTCGTCTTTTGGTTATCAGCTGCCTTATAAGACACGACCTCTCGTAGAAATTAATGACGCTACGACCTATGGCCTTCATTGTTTGTATCAAGTTATCGTTTTACCGCTGATTACGTTCGGTTCCGTTGGTTACGATTCCTTCTTCATCACTTTGTCTCTTCACGTTATCGCACAATTGTCCGTATTGAAATACAGAGTTAGATTAGCTCTGGAAGATCCAAATGGTTGCCGATGCgggataaaaaaattgattaacaaGCATTATCAACTAATAGGGTA TATCATCTTGAGCACGTTGTTCGCCTATTGTTATACCGGCGAATGTCTTATCCAGGAa AGTACGGATTTTGCCGTGGCGTTTTACGAGTACGAATGGTACGACGTATCGCCGATGGATTTGAAGATGGTCTTAATTTGTATGATAGGAGCAAGTAAACCGTTGCAACTGACCTCTGGAAAGTTTTTCGTCCTATCGTTATGTACATTTAGCGACGTAAGGATTTCTCCGATCGCGTAA
- the LOC122635801 gene encoding thioredoxin-2: protein MVKTVEHVQSYADLEEKLEKAGSTLVVIDFYATWCGPCKAIGPKIEELAKETEDVIFLKVDVEECEDIVNEYKITNMPTFVFIKEGKILETFSGANYDLLLSTIQTHK, encoded by the exons ATGGTGAAAACGGTCGAACACGTTCAGAGCTAC GCGGATTTGGAGGAGAAACTCGAAAAGGCTGGCTCGACCTTGGTTGTAATCGACTTTTACGCAACGTGGTGCGGTCCTTGCAAAGCGATCGGACCAAAGATCGAAGAGTTAGCCAAG GAAACGGAGGATGTTATTTTCCTTAAAGTCGACGTGGAAGAATGCGAGGACATCGTGAACGAGTACAAAATAACCAACATGCctactttcgtttttatcaaaGAAGGCAAGATA TTGGAAACGTTCTCCGGCGCTAATTACGATTTGTTGTTAAGCACGATCCAAACTCACAAATAG
- the LOC122635795 gene encoding maltase A2-like isoform X1, producing the protein MVMYDDAEEESKEITDMNIPKSDGLLSVVLPSEIPSSASSQQLFINQDQQDEEASDCPLLTPSPPPAVQINNSLESAPIYRPLEGAPLEMITTPTLENINEEDGLNAFMNLVNSSSKPLHDEPSSRDPMVESSTSGSSSDTNEPVCAQLLTQLNTAYQHLAPDAQALFYNQENGGKPPLVGIQLVVPKSPKDYRFMKWNWPLIRKTCFWSLMSVLAGCTALVIGVLATMPKKCDPPVEWWQGNVFYEIFPASFQDSSKGGDGIGDLRGITMRLDYLKRLGVRGIRLNSIFPAPHYPEYYSDISNMTDINVNLGTLKDFEKLLDEVHRRNMSLILDLPLYPYAKTLRGEEGQATNKTNEGIRERRGLIEDSMLEDMVTTTPSTSIKNVRNTFSTVSGSPAPFEEPRALPVVSTDSIGNERSIGSAIKTWIDRGVDGFYLRGLERYVHESPFPNILRHWKSLLGPRKILICHVDALNAAMHFEPSRNAILTRIDLIDVTLRVSNGTEDIKAQVEAVTKGILFEKASYPWVHWSVGGVDSRRVASSIDVKNASMAVSLLALMLPGTPSIFYGDEIGIMDCECEDHQDLAHLHNLAPMYWEKKDGLDDKFASVGVTAWLPEASKPLETSLIGTIAEMAKLRSDTPTIYVKAISKDSDVMANCDIRYTKDEIIVIERWYPRRNSYVFVANLGNGSKLKDLSSLYYGGHVVVGPANRLNQDVFFKELNVPPGEAFVIKLDK; encoded by the exons ATGGTGATGTACGACG ACGCTGAAGAAGAATCCAAGGAGATAACGGACATGAATATCCCGAAGAGCGATGGCCTCCTGTCGGTGGTCTTGCCTTCCGAAATTCCGTCTTCGGCCAGCTCGCAACAGCTCTTTATAAATCAAGACCAACAG GACGAGGAAGCTTCGGACTGTCCACTCTTGACGCCGAGTCCACCTCCGGCCGTGCAGATAAATAATTCTCTCGAATCGGCGCCTATATACAGGCCTCTCGAAGGAGCACCTCTGGAAATGATAACGACGCCAACGCtcgaaaatattaacgagGAGGACGGGCTTAACGCGTTCATGAATCTCGTGAACAGTTCGTCGAAACCTCTTCACGATG AACCGAGTTCGCGCGATCCGATGGTGGAATCGAGCACGAGCGGTAGCAGCAGTGACACGAACGAACCGGTTTGCGCTCAATTACTTACACAGCTGAATACCGCTTATCAACATTTAGCACCAGACGCTCAAGCTCTA TTTTACAATCAGGAGAACGGTGGGAAGCCACCGCTCGTTGGAATACAGCTGGTCGTGCCCAAGTCTCCGAAAGATTATCGATTCATGAAATGGAACTGGCCGCTGATAAGAAAAACTTGCTTTTGGTCGTTGATGTCGGTCCTGGCTGGGTGCACTGCTCTCGTCATAGGCGTCCTCGCGACCATGCCTAAAAA ATGCGATCCTCCCGTAGAATGGTGGCAAGGAAACGTCTTCTACGAGATCTTTCCAGCCTCCTTTCAAGATTCATCGAAGGGGGGCGACGGTATCGGGGATTTGCGTGGTATCACGATGCGATTGGATTACCTAAAGAGACTCGGCGTTCGTGGAATTCGTCTCAACTCGATCTTCCCGGCACCGCACTATCCGGAATATTATTCGGACATCAGCAACATGACGGATATAAACGTGAATCTCGGTACGTTGAAGGACTTTGAAAAACTCCTAGATGAGGTACATCGTAGAAACATGAGCCTTATCCTCGATCTACCGCTTTATCCGTACGCGAAGACGCTTCGAGGCGAGGAAGGACAAGCCACGAACAAGACGAACGAAGGGATCCGCGAAAGAAGAGGCCTGATCGAGGATTCGATGCTCGAGGATATGGTTACGACGACGCCTTCCACGTCGATTAAAAACGTTCGAAATACTTTCTCGACGGTTAGCGGTAGTCCAGCACCGTTCGAGGAGCCAAGAGCTCTACCGGTCGTCTCGACGGATTCGATCGGCAACGAACGTTCGATCGGTTCGGCCATCAAAACGTGGATCGACAGAGGGGTCGATGGATTTTATTTGAGGGGTCTCGAACGTTACGTACACGAAAGTCCTTTTCCCAATATCTTAAGGCATTGGAAGTCGCTGCTCGGCCCTCGAAAGATTCTCATTTGTCACGTAGACGCGCTTAACGCTGCGATGCATTTCGAGCCATCCAGAAACGCGATTCTTACGAGAATAGATCTGATCGACGTCACTTTGCGCGTATCCAATGGAACCGAGGATATAAAGGCTCAAGTAGAAGCCGTAACGAAGGGTATACTTTTCGAGAAAGCGTCCTATCCGTGGGTTCACTGGTCCGTCGGTGGCGTCGATTCGAGAAGAGTCGCTTCCAGCATCGACGTCAAGAACGCTTCGATGGCTGTCTCTCTTTTGGCTTTGATGCTTCCTGGAACGCCCAGTATATTTTACGGAGACGAG ATAGGTATAATGGATTGCGAGTGCGAGGATCATCAGGATCTGGCACATTTGCATAATCTCGCACCGATGTACTgggaaaagaaagacggaTTGGACGACAAGTTTGCGTCGGTCGGTGTCACTGCCTGGTTGCCGGAGGCATCGAAACCATTGGAAACAAGTCTGATCGGCACGATCGCCGAGATGGCTAAATTGAGGTCTGACACTCCGACGATTTACGTTAAAGCTATTTCCAAGGATAGCGATGTCATGGCTAACTGTGATATTAG GTACACGAAGGATGAGATAATCGTGATAGAACGATGGTATCCTCGGAGAAACTCGTACGTCTTCGTCGCTAATCTCGGCAATGGGTCCAAACTGAAGGACTTGTCGTCCCTTTATTACGGTGGCCACGTCGTCGTCGGACCAGCCAACAGATTGAATCAAGACGTTTTCTTCAAGGAACTGAATGTTCCACCCGGCGAGGCTTTCGTCATCAAATTGGACAAGTGa